One Sphingomonas sp. FARSPH DNA segment encodes these proteins:
- a CDS encoding ribose-phosphate pyrophosphokinase: MTASRPRGDDLGGWLAANGFEPADGPGTIADVALVRSLLIAAARDERALSYSEILRALGHRFTRPKMRALCKTLDAIDTAGAADGEPGLAVLVVRESDGLPGQGWWVGSAERGYTGPWEGPEAAAHIAERQRAVFRYWRGSRPPATATSHIRSC, from the coding sequence ATGACCGCGAGCCGGCCGCGGGGGGACGACCTCGGCGGTTGGCTCGCCGCGAACGGGTTCGAGCCGGCGGACGGGCCGGGGACGATCGCCGATGTCGCCTTGGTCCGGTCGCTGTTGATCGCCGCCGCGCGCGACGAGCGGGCGCTGAGCTATAGCGAGATATTGCGGGCGCTCGGCCACCGCTTCACCCGACCGAAGATGCGTGCGCTGTGCAAGACGCTCGACGCGATCGATACTGCCGGTGCGGCGGATGGTGAGCCGGGACTGGCGGTGCTGGTGGTGCGGGAAAGCGACGGCCTGCCGGGGCAGGGCTGGTGGGTCGGCTCGGCCGAGCGTGGCTACACGGGACCGTGGGAGGGGCCGGAGGCGGCAGCGCATATCGCGGAACGGCAGCGGGCGGTGTTCCGATATTGGCGGGGTAGTAGACCGCCAGCGACAGCAACGTCCCATATCCGTTCGTGCTGA